Proteins encoded by one window of Simiduia curdlanivorans:
- a CDS encoding nitrate reductase subunit alpha, which yields MSQFLDKLRFFQAKKQAFSGDHGVTTEENRDWEDGYRRRWQHDKIVRSTHGVNCTGSCSWKIYVKDGLVTWETQQTDYPRTRPDLPNHEPRGCPRGASYSWYIYSANRLKYPKVRKALLKLWRDARASYSDPVKAWESIVNDPVKAKSYKTKRGMGGLVRSDWREVNEMIAAANVYTAKKYGPDRISGFSPIPAMSMVSYAAGSRYLSLIGGNCLSFYDWYCDLPPASPQIWGEQTDVPESADWYNSGYIIAWGSNVPQTRTPDAHFFTEVRYKGTKTVAITPDYSEVAKLTDEWVPAKQGTDAAVAMSMGHVILREFHVDKPSEYFKDYVRSTTDFPYLVKLEACENGLQQGAFLRASDLAGNHGQDNNPEWKTIALNETNGELVSPNGSIGYRWGEPSAKEGKGKWNIEQKDGKSGAEVKLTLSLKETADQVVDVAFPYFGSAEHEYKYFDHTDHDPIQQRKVPVKKVTLADGSEVLVATVYDLTLANYGVDNGYDCPNSAKTFDDNIPYTPAWQEKITGVPRAQIIKIAREFADNAHKTRGRSMIIIGAAMNHWYNMDMNYRGVINMLMMCGCIGQSGGGWAHYVGQEKLRPQCGWLPLAFGLDWQRPPRQMNGTSFFYNHADQWRYEKLDMAEVISPLANKEKWTGSIIDFNTRAERMGWLPSAPQLGMNPLELCKRAEAMGMDPKDYAVKMLKEGELKFSCEDPDNPQNFPRNMFIWRSNLLGSSGKGHEYMLRHLLGTKHGLMGKDLGESGEKKPQDVTWHDDAPEGKIDLLVTLDFRMSTTCLYSDIVLPTATWYEKDDMNTSDMHPFIHPLSKAVDPVWESRSDWDIFKGIAKRFSELTDGHLGVEKDLVTIPMQHDTPGELAQPNGVKAWWKNECELIPGKTAPNMVVVERDYPNTYKRFTSLGPLLEKLGNGGKGINWNTDAEVKFLGELNYVHTEEGAHKGRPKIESAIDAAEVILSLAPETNGQVAVKAWQALGAITGRDHTHLAKPKEDEKIRFRDIQAQPRKIISSPTWSGLEDEHVSYNAGYTNVHELIPWRTVTGRQQFYQDHEWMCDFGEQHCTYKPPINTKTIEPLLGKKSNGNHELVLNWITPHQKWGIHSTYSDNLLMLTLSRGGPIVWLSEVDAKKADIVDNDWIEIFNVNGAISARAVVSQRVPEGMSMMYHAQERIVNVPGAETTKTRGGIHNSVTRAVMKPTHMIGGYAQQSYGFNYYGTVGCNRDEFVIVRKMDKVDWLDEPQAGGV from the coding sequence ATGAGTCAATTTTTAGATAAGCTGCGTTTTTTCCAGGCGAAGAAGCAGGCTTTTAGCGGCGATCACGGCGTAACTACCGAAGAGAATCGCGATTGGGAAGACGGCTATCGTCGTCGTTGGCAGCACGATAAGATTGTGCGCTCCACCCATGGCGTGAACTGCACCGGTTCCTGTAGCTGGAAGATTTACGTGAAAGATGGTTTGGTAACCTGGGAAACCCAGCAAACCGACTACCCGCGTACCCGCCCAGACCTACCCAACCACGAGCCACGCGGCTGCCCACGGGGCGCCAGCTACTCTTGGTATATCTATTCTGCCAACCGTCTAAAGTACCCCAAGGTACGCAAGGCGTTGTTGAAATTATGGCGCGATGCCCGCGCTAGCTATTCAGATCCCGTTAAAGCGTGGGAGTCGATCGTTAACGATCCCGTGAAGGCCAAGAGCTACAAAACCAAGCGCGGTATGGGCGGCTTGGTGCGCTCTGATTGGCGCGAAGTGAATGAAATGATCGCGGCGGCCAACGTTTACACGGCGAAAAAATATGGCCCAGACCGCATCAGTGGCTTCTCGCCCATTCCCGCCATGTCCATGGTGTCTTACGCTGCGGGTTCGCGTTATTTAAGCTTGATTGGCGGCAACTGCTTGTCTTTCTACGATTGGTATTGCGATCTACCACCGGCCTCGCCACAAATTTGGGGCGAGCAAACCGACGTGCCGGAATCGGCCGACTGGTACAACTCCGGTTACATCATTGCCTGGGGTTCTAACGTTCCGCAAACCCGCACCCCCGATGCCCACTTCTTCACCGAAGTACGCTACAAGGGCACGAAAACGGTTGCTATTACGCCTGATTATTCGGAAGTGGCGAAGCTCACCGACGAGTGGGTTCCGGCCAAACAGGGCACCGATGCGGCTGTTGCCATGTCTATGGGTCACGTAATTTTGCGTGAATTCCACGTGGATAAGCCAAGCGAATATTTTAAAGACTATGTGCGCTCCACCACCGATTTCCCTTACCTAGTGAAACTCGAAGCCTGTGAAAACGGCCTGCAGCAGGGCGCCTTCTTGCGTGCTTCAGATTTAGCTGGCAACCACGGCCAAGACAATAACCCCGAGTGGAAAACCATTGCGTTAAATGAAACCAATGGCGAGCTGGTATCGCCTAATGGTTCTATCGGCTATCGCTGGGGCGAGCCCTCGGCGAAGGAAGGCAAGGGCAAGTGGAACATCGAGCAGAAAGACGGCAAGTCTGGCGCCGAGGTTAAGCTCACCCTGTCGTTAAAAGAAACCGCCGACCAAGTTGTGGATGTGGCTTTCCCATACTTCGGTTCCGCGGAGCACGAGTACAAGTATTTCGACCACACAGATCACGACCCCATTCAGCAGCGTAAAGTGCCCGTTAAAAAGGTTACCTTAGCCGATGGTTCCGAAGTGTTGGTGGCCACTGTGTACGATTTAACCTTGGCCAACTACGGCGTGGATAACGGCTATGACTGCCCGAATTCCGCCAAAACTTTCGACGACAATATTCCCTACACACCAGCCTGGCAGGAAAAAATTACCGGTGTACCGCGTGCGCAAATTATCAAAATTGCGCGCGAGTTTGCCGATAACGCGCATAAAACCCGTGGCCGCTCCATGATTATTATCGGTGCAGCAATGAACCACTGGTACAACATGGACATGAACTACCGCGGCGTCATCAATATGTTGATGATGTGTGGTTGTATCGGCCAGTCTGGTGGTGGTTGGGCGCACTATGTGGGGCAAGAAAAGCTGCGCCCACAGTGCGGCTGGTTGCCCTTGGCCTTCGGGCTAGATTGGCAGCGGCCACCGCGCCAAATGAACGGCACTTCATTTTTCTATAATCACGCCGACCAATGGCGCTATGAAAAATTAGACATGGCCGAAGTCATTTCGCCCTTGGCTAACAAAGAAAAGTGGACCGGTTCCATCATCGATTTCAACACCCGCGCCGAGCGCATGGGTTGGTTGCCGTCGGCACCGCAGCTGGGTATGAACCCGCTGGAATTGTGCAAGCGCGCCGAAGCCATGGGTATGGACCCGAAAGATTACGCGGTAAAAATGTTGAAAGAGGGCGAGCTGAAATTTTCCTGTGAAGACCCGGATAATCCGCAGAACTTCCCGCGCAATATGTTTATTTGGCGTTCCAACTTGCTCGGTTCTTCCGGCAAGGGCCACGAATATATGTTGCGCCATTTGCTCGGCACCAAGCATGGTTTGATGGGCAAAGACCTCGGCGAGTCGGGCGAGAAGAAACCACAAGACGTAACCTGGCACGACGATGCGCCGGAAGGCAAAATCGACCTGTTGGTAACATTGGATTTCCGCATGTCTACCACTTGCTTGTATTCAGATATCGTTTTGCCAACCGCTACTTGGTATGAAAAAGACGACATGAATACCTCGGATATGCATCCGTTTATTCACCCGCTGTCTAAAGCTGTTGATCCCGTGTGGGAATCGCGTTCCGATTGGGACATCTTTAAAGGCATCGCCAAGCGCTTCAGTGAATTAACTGACGGTCACTTAGGTGTGGAAAAAGATCTTGTCACCATTCCCATGCAACACGATACCCCCGGTGAATTAGCCCAGCCTAATGGCGTAAAAGCTTGGTGGAAAAATGAGTGCGAACTCATTCCCGGCAAAACCGCACCTAACATGGTGGTGGTAGAAAGGGATTACCCCAATACCTACAAGCGCTTTACCTCGCTTGGCCCCTTGCTAGAAAAATTAGGCAATGGCGGCAAGGGTATTAATTGGAATACCGACGCCGAAGTGAAATTCCTCGGTGAGCTGAACTATGTGCACACCGAAGAAGGCGCGCACAAAGGCCGGCCAAAAATTGAATCCGCCATTGATGCCGCCGAAGTGATTTTGTCGCTGGCACCAGAAACCAACGGTCAAGTGGCGGTGAAAGCATGGCAAGCACTGGGTGCGATTACCGGTCGCGATCACACCCACTTGGCCAAGCCAAAAGAAGACGAAAAAATTCGCTTCCGCGATATTCAAGCGCAGCCGCGCAAGATTATTAGCTCGCCCACTTGGTCGGGCTTGGAAGATGAGCACGTGTCTTATAACGCCGGTTACACCAACGTACACGAGTTAATTCCATGGCGCACCGTCACCGGCCGCCAGCAGTTTTATCAAGATCACGAGTGGATGTGTGATTTCGGCGAGCAGCATTGCACCTACAAGCCGCCCATTAACACCAAGACGATCGAGCCGCTACTGGGCAAAAAGTCGAATGGCAATCACGAGTTGGTATTGAACTGGATTACACCACACCAGAAGTGGGGCATTCACTCAACTTACTCCGATAACCTGTTGATGCTTACCCTGTCGCGCGGTGGCCCCATTGTGTGGCTGAGCGAAGTGGATGCGAAGAAGGCCGATATTGTCGACAACGACTGGATCGAAATCTTCAACGTCAACGGTGCCATCAGTGCCCGTGCTGTTGTTTCGCAGCGTGTACCAGAAGGCATGAGCATGATGTACCACGCACAAGAGCGCATTGTGAACGTGCCCGGTGCTGAAACCACCAAAACCCGTGGCGGTATTCACAACTCGGTAACCCGAGCGGTGATGAAACCCACCCACATGATTGGTGGTTATGCGCAGCAGTCTTACGGTTTTAACTACTACGGTACCGTGGGCTGTAATCGAGATGAATTTGTGATCGTTCGCAAGATGGACAAGGTCGATTGGCTGGACGAGCCCCAAGCAGGTGGAGTGTAA
- the narH gene encoding nitrate reductase subunit beta, whose amino-acid sequence MKIRAQIGMVLNLDKCIGCHTCSITCKNVWTSRDGMEYAWFNNVETKPGIGFPKEWENQDKWNGGWVRNKNGKLTPKQGGKLRLLANIFANPDLPEIDDYYEPFDFDYEHLHNAPESKHQPVARPRSLITGQRMEKINWGPNWEEILGTEFAKRKADVNFNDVVQKDIYGQFEKTFMMYLPRLCEHCLNPACVASCPSGAIYKREEDGIVLIDQDKCRGWRMCVSGCPYKKIYYNWKTGKSEKCIFCYPRIEAGQPTVCSETCVGRIRYLGVLLYDADKIEAAASVELEKDLYQAQLDLFLDPNDPAVQAAARAEGIPEAWLEAAQNSPVYKMAVDWKVALPLHPEYRTLPMVWYVPPLSPIQNAAEAGHIGMDGVIPDLKSLRIPVRYLANLLTAGDEVPVLNALERMLAMRAFKRSQQVEGEVDMAVLQKVGLSASEVEDMYRYMAIANYEDRFVIPTSHKAYAEDAYDMKSTCGFSFGNGCSDGNNEVNIFGGKKQTNRDIIAVSTWEAE is encoded by the coding sequence ATGAAAATACGTGCACAGATAGGCATGGTGTTAAATTTAGACAAGTGTATTGGTTGTCATACTTGCTCCATTACGTGTAAAAATGTGTGGACCAGTCGCGATGGTATGGAATACGCCTGGTTCAATAACGTAGAAACCAAACCCGGTATTGGCTTCCCGAAAGAGTGGGAAAACCAAGACAAGTGGAACGGCGGTTGGGTGCGCAACAAAAATGGCAAGCTCACGCCTAAACAAGGTGGCAAGCTGCGCTTGTTGGCGAACATTTTTGCCAACCCAGATTTGCCAGAAATCGACGACTACTACGAGCCCTTTGATTTTGACTACGAGCATCTACACAACGCGCCCGAGTCAAAGCATCAACCCGTAGCGCGTCCGCGCTCGCTGATCACTGGCCAGCGCATGGAGAAAATTAATTGGGGCCCGAACTGGGAAGAAATTCTCGGCACCGAATTCGCCAAGCGTAAAGCCGATGTGAACTTCAACGACGTGGTGCAAAAAGACATCTACGGTCAATTCGAAAAGACCTTCATGATGTACTTACCACGGTTGTGTGAACACTGCTTAAACCCCGCCTGTGTGGCCAGCTGCCCAAGTGGCGCTATCTACAAGCGCGAAGAAGACGGCATTGTATTGATCGATCAAGACAAGTGCCGCGGTTGGCGCATGTGTGTGTCGGGTTGCCCGTACAAGAAAATTTACTACAACTGGAAAACCGGAAAATCTGAAAAATGTATTTTCTGCTATCCACGTATCGAAGCCGGCCAGCCCACCGTTTGTTCGGAAACTTGCGTAGGCCGTATTCGCTACCTAGGCGTGTTGCTCTATGACGCCGATAAAATTGAAGCGGCGGCGAGCGTCGAGCTGGAAAAAGATTTGTACCAAGCGCAATTGGATTTGTTCCTCGATCCCAATGATCCAGCGGTACAAGCCGCAGCGCGCGCCGAGGGTATTCCAGAGGCATGGCTAGAGGCGGCGCAAAACTCGCCCGTGTACAAAATGGCCGTGGATTGGAAAGTGGCACTGCCATTACACCCCGAGTATCGGACTCTACCCATGGTTTGGTATGTGCCACCTTTGTCGCCCATTCAAAATGCGGCCGAAGCCGGTCACATCGGTATGGATGGCGTGATTCCCGATTTGAAATCGCTGCGCATTCCGGTTCGCTACTTGGCTAACTTGTTAACCGCAGGCGATGAAGTGCCAGTACTTAATGCCCTAGAGCGCATGTTGGCCATGCGCGCCTTCAAGCGTTCGCAGCAAGTGGAAGGCGAAGTGGATATGGCGGTATTGCAAAAAGTTGGCTTGTCCGCGTCGGAAGTGGAAGACATGTATCGCTATATGGCTATTGCCAACTACGAAGATCGCTTCGTGATTCCAACCAGCCATAAAGCGTATGCAGAAGATGCCTACGACATGAAGTCGACCTGTGGCTTTAGCTTTGGCAACGGCTGCAGTGATGGCAATAACGAGGTCAATATCTTCGGCGGTAAAAAGCAAACCAATCGCGACATCATCGCGGTAAGTACCTGGGAGGCCGAGTAA
- the narJ gene encoding nitrate reductase molybdenum cofactor assembly chaperone, which produces MEILRILSRLLDYPTADIGNYQAEVLGLIESAPMQDKLRQKVMQFVKDRTAMDLLDWQAEYDGMFERGRSLGLWLFEHVHGESRDRGQAMVDLVGLYRQAGLEISQHELPDYIPLFLEFLATQGDDNAKGWIVDMEHILALLQVRLEKRESDYAVLFEALLDIAHSKVNLKEVRERIASEKRDDTKAAIDKEWEEEEVTFGAESLEKSCDSAARRPSESQRRDLDVPLNWVGFNDATEKPASALERN; this is translated from the coding sequence ATGGAAATTTTACGCATTCTCTCAAGACTGCTGGATTACCCAACCGCTGACATTGGTAACTATCAGGCCGAGGTGCTCGGCCTGATTGAAAGCGCGCCGATGCAAGACAAACTGCGTCAGAAAGTGATGCAGTTTGTAAAAGATAGAACCGCTATGGACTTGTTAGATTGGCAAGCGGAATACGACGGCATGTTTGAACGCGGTCGTTCATTGGGCTTGTGGTTGTTTGAGCATGTACACGGCGAGTCGCGCGATCGCGGCCAAGCGATGGTGGATTTAGTAGGTCTCTATCGTCAAGCCGGTTTAGAAATAAGCCAGCACGAACTGCCCGATTACATTCCGTTGTTTTTAGAGTTTTTGGCAACCCAGGGTGATGACAACGCCAAGGGTTGGATAGTCGACATGGAACACATTCTCGCATTGCTACAAGTTCGCTTGGAAAAGCGCGAGAGCGACTATGCCGTGCTATTCGAAGCCTTATTGGATATTGCCCACAGTAAGGTCAATCTCAAGGAAGTGCGCGAGCGCATTGCCTCAGAAAAGCGCGACGACACTAAAGCCGCTATCGATAAAGAGTGGGAAGAAGAGGAGGTCACCTTTGGCGCCGAATCTTTGGAGAAGAGTTGCGACAGCGCCGCAAGACGCCCCAGCGAATCTCAGCGCCGCGATTTAGATGTGCCATTGAATTGGGTAGGTTTTAACGATGCAACTGAAAAACCGGCATCTGCCTTAGAGAGGAATTAA
- the narI gene encoding respiratory nitrate reductase subunit gamma — MMNHFLFGVYPYIAFAIFLLGSLARYDRDQYTWKTGSSQLLESKQLRKGSIAFHVGIIAILCGHFVGLLTPNAVWHALGVSASFKQMVAMGVGGFFGLICLYGMVILIKRRLTNDRVRATTTTMDLTILLLLFAQLVLGLLSIFVSSGHMDGAEMLKLMAWAQNIVILDPVYAAEQMVNVHWIFKMHITLGMTLFVLFPFSRLVHVWSVPVKYFTRNYQIVRAK, encoded by the coding sequence ATGATGAATCATTTCTTGTTTGGTGTTTATCCCTACATCGCGTTTGCCATATTCCTGCTCGGTAGTTTGGCGCGCTACGATCGCGATCAATACACGTGGAAAACCGGCTCCAGTCAGCTGTTAGAAAGTAAGCAGTTGCGCAAAGGGTCGATCGCTTTTCACGTGGGCATTATCGCCATTTTGTGTGGTCACTTTGTTGGCTTGTTGACGCCCAATGCGGTGTGGCATGCCCTTGGCGTATCGGCCAGTTTTAAACAAATGGTTGCCATGGGTGTAGGTGGTTTCTTTGGCCTAATCTGTCTTTACGGCATGGTTATTCTCATCAAGCGCCGCCTAACCAATGATCGGGTTCGCGCCACCACAACCACAATGGATCTCACTATCTTACTGTTGCTGTTCGCGCAGCTTGTGCTCGGTTTACTGTCAATCTTCGTGTCATCTGGTCACATGGACGGCGCTGAAATGTTAAAGCTGATGGCCTGGGCGCAAAATATCGTGATACTTGATCCGGTATATGCGGCGGAGCAAATGGTGAACGTGCACTGGATTTTTAAAATGCATATCACCTTGGGTATGACACTGTTTGTGCTGTTTCCCTTCTCGCGGTTGGTGCATGTTTGGAGTGTGCCGGTGAAGTACTTTACCCGGAACTACCAAATAGTCCGCGCCAAATAG
- a CDS encoding FRG domain-containing protein: MIKIVQASYLLKIAEDLPSDDYVGGWFYRGQSNKDWGLEPKAFRSPYLEGDGFDFKFKMWLKHSHNYSGMDYSNEIEAMAIAQHHGFATKLLDWTSNILIAAFFACSDNFESDAKIIAYFPTQYIYLDDEMAPVEIENAVGFQPKAVAARLKSQSGCFTYHKEEAFKIENKYFGPGQHDTLYEWIIPREHKIEILKTLDRLSINYRTLFPDLDGLSKHFCLQDEIRQY; this comes from the coding sequence TTGATAAAAATTGTCCAAGCTTCTTATTTGTTGAAAATCGCTGAGGACCTTCCTTCTGATGATTATGTGGGAGGATGGTTTTATCGCGGGCAATCAAATAAGGATTGGGGGCTGGAACCTAAAGCTTTTCGATCACCATATTTGGAAGGCGACGGTTTTGATTTTAAATTCAAGATGTGGCTTAAGCATTCCCATAACTATTCAGGAATGGATTATTCTAACGAAATCGAAGCTATGGCTATCGCGCAGCATCATGGCTTCGCTACAAAACTCTTGGATTGGACTTCTAATATATTAATTGCAGCATTTTTCGCTTGTAGTGATAATTTCGAAAGTGATGCCAAGATAATTGCCTACTTCCCAACACAATATATTTATCTTGATGATGAAATGGCCCCAGTAGAAATTGAGAACGCGGTAGGATTTCAACCAAAAGCAGTAGCTGCTAGGCTAAAATCTCAGTCAGGTTGCTTTACATATCATAAGGAAGAAGCTTTTAAAATTGAAAACAAATACTTTGGGCCGGGACAACATGACACGCTTTATGAGTGGATTATTCCACGTGAACATAAAATAGAAATTCTTAAGACGCTAGATCGTCTATCAATTAATTATCGTACGTTATTTCCAGATCTCGATGGGCTGTCTAAGCACTTCTGTTTACAAGATGAAATACGTCAATACTAA
- a CDS encoding YegJ family protein: protein MKKILFTILCLFSISVFSEEKIGDQIRYADESDREMNEAISRARSELSEFFKVAESPPNDADEFKLKVMVSDESGVEHLWFSPFKKIEGGYAGVLVNQPGVVQSMAYGEVYAFKKDQITDWGYVFNGKQVGSYTICVLFKTMPVNVVEQYKNDHGFDCKS from the coding sequence ATGAAAAAAATACTATTTACAATTTTGTGCCTTTTTTCGATTAGTGTATTTTCAGAAGAAAAAATAGGTGATCAGATACGCTATGCCGATGAATCTGATCGCGAGATGAATGAAGCAATAAGTAGGGCTAGGAGTGAGTTATCAGAATTCTTCAAGGTTGCTGAGAGCCCACCAAATGACGCTGATGAATTTAAATTGAAAGTAATGGTTTCAGACGAGTCAGGTGTCGAGCATCTTTGGTTTTCCCCTTTCAAGAAAATAGAAGGAGGATACGCTGGAGTGTTGGTAAACCAACCCGGAGTTGTTCAGTCAATGGCGTATGGCGAGGTCTACGCTTTCAAAAAAGATCAAATAACCGACTGGGGTTACGTTTTTAACGGGAAGCAAGTGGGTAGTTATACCATTTGTGTTCTTTTTAAAACCATGCCAGTAAACGTTGTTGAACAATATAAAAATGATCATGGCTTCGATTGTAAATCCTAA
- a CDS encoding lysozyme inhibitor LprI family protein, which produces MMYLLILISEFSINSYGASFDCSRATTKIEKSICLNNKLSKLDDDHSESFSKLKNKLEKSEFQILLREQRKWIRERNELCKNSSRADSCLIYAYENRLNTLAVFSKNILPSLSDLEAVCSGSAKINPINNELFDVNNDGIDEVAETCVGGTMNVPCVNFKTQNGDEVYLKTVGFEWKTYWTFSSSYFEYNGNVYNLQGTEKGPSHIRYATPDNNSYVVCEFENIESEKFSPTNESKTSADICNLAGENKLQYIVLKDKPVITREQVRESGRYETGILRQGYLDINNDGNKELIAQVEYASGAGRGCDFLYYDELNIESGTFENDKGQTPLLKMQGVNLDSRHPNCGGMNNRIFEYSGKVYYEINTSREHRISILVNDEAKDVCNVKRSIEKNVKYMGPPNK; this is translated from the coding sequence ATGATGTACTTACTAATATTAATATCTGAATTTTCAATAAATTCTTATGGAGCAAGTTTTGATTGCTCTAGGGCTACAACAAAAATCGAGAAGTCAATATGCTTAAACAATAAATTAAGCAAGCTTGATGACGATCATTCTGAATCTTTTTCTAAGTTAAAGAACAAGCTTGAAAAAAGTGAATTTCAAATACTTTTAAGAGAGCAAAGAAAATGGATAAGGGAAAGAAATGAATTGTGTAAAAATAGCTCAAGAGCGGATAGTTGCCTAATTTACGCCTATGAAAATAGGCTTAATACATTAGCTGTATTTTCCAAAAACATTTTGCCATCTTTATCTGATCTAGAAGCCGTTTGTTCCGGGAGCGCTAAAATAAACCCTATCAATAACGAACTATTCGATGTGAACAACGATGGCATAGATGAAGTAGCGGAGACGTGCGTGGGCGGAACAATGAATGTGCCTTGTGTGAATTTCAAAACACAAAATGGAGATGAAGTTTATCTCAAAACGGTTGGCTTTGAATGGAAAACATATTGGACCTTCTCCTCTAGTTATTTTGAATATAATGGTAACGTTTATAACTTACAGGGTACAGAGAAAGGTCCTTCTCACATAAGATATGCCACGCCAGATAACAATAGTTATGTGGTATGTGAATTTGAAAATATAGAGTCAGAAAAATTCAGTCCTACAAATGAATCTAAAACGAGTGCTGATATATGTAATTTGGCTGGCGAAAATAAGCTGCAGTATATCGTTCTAAAAGACAAGCCTGTGATAACTCGTGAGCAGGTCAGAGAGTCAGGTAGGTATGAAACAGGAATACTGAGGCAAGGATATCTGGATATTAATAACGATGGAAATAAAGAGCTTATAGCCCAAGTAGAATATGCGAGCGGTGCTGGTAGAGGATGTGATTTCTTATATTATGATGAGCTTAATATTGAAAGCGGCACCTTTGAAAACGACAAGGGACAAACCCCCTTATTAAAAATGCAAGGGGTAAATTTGGACTCTAGGCATCCAAACTGCGGCGGAATGAATAATAGAATATTTGAGTATAGTGGGAAAGTTTACTATGAGATTAATACATCCAGAGAGCATCGTATATCCATATTAGTCAATGATGAAGCCAAAGATGTCTGTAATGTCAAAAGATCGATTGAAAAAAATGTCAAATATATGGGGCCGCCTAACAAGTAA
- a CDS encoding peptidylprolyl isomerase, which translates to MIIVNNVEITEPAILAEMQYHKAESQRDAMIKASEALIIAELVKARAAELGIVIKDDASEAQALEQLLDADVPMPLASEEDCRRYYEANLEKFQSTPLLAVRHILLAADPEDDDARIKAADQAIVLLAKLNADIGQFDALAAEFSGCPSAKLGGNLGQLTKGQTVPEFERQLFNLSLGLAKRPIESRYGLHLVLVEHRVEGRQLPFNAVEQRIADYLNEKVRRKSIAQYVETLISQAKIEGFDFSVSDSPLMQ; encoded by the coding sequence ATGATTATTGTGAATAACGTGGAGATTACAGAGCCCGCCATTTTGGCGGAGATGCAGTACCACAAGGCCGAAAGTCAGCGCGATGCCATGATTAAGGCTAGCGAGGCGTTGATTATTGCCGAGCTGGTAAAAGCCCGCGCTGCGGAGCTTGGTATCGTTATAAAAGATGACGCGAGCGAAGCTCAGGCGCTGGAGCAGCTACTAGACGCAGACGTCCCCATGCCGCTGGCCAGCGAGGAAGATTGTCGCCGCTACTACGAGGCCAACCTCGAGAAATTTCAGAGCACGCCTTTGCTGGCGGTGCGCCATATTCTTTTGGCGGCAGATCCAGAGGATGACGATGCTCGCATCAAGGCTGCAGATCAGGCTATTGTGCTGCTGGCGAAATTGAACGCCGATATTGGGCAGTTTGACGCTTTGGCGGCGGAGTTTTCCGGCTGCCCTTCGGCAAAACTTGGCGGTAACCTAGGGCAGTTGACTAAAGGCCAAACCGTGCCCGAGTTCGAGCGTCAATTGTTTAACTTAAGTTTAGGTCTTGCCAAGCGACCCATTGAAAGCCGGTACGGTTTACATTTGGTTTTGGTTGAACACCGCGTAGAAGGCCGGCAATTACCCTTCAACGCAGTAGAGCAACGCATTGCCGATTACCTCAATGAAAAAGTAAGGCGTAAATCCATCGCCCAGTATGTTGAAACGTTAATTTCGCAAGCGAAAATTGAGGGTTTTGATTTTTCAGTGAGCGATTCGCCGTTGATGCAATGA
- the can gene encoding carbonate dehydratase, with the protein MCEKCSPSELLERNKSWAAAYQEKDPTFFSRLAAQQTPNYLWIGCSDARVPANDIVGMEPGELFVHRNIANQVIHTDFNGLSVVQFALDILKVENIIVCGHYGCGGVRAALAHEELGIVDNWLRHIKDIYCRHKIELQALSSTDDEVNRLCELNVMAQVENLSKTKVVQRAWRNGRKLSIRGWIYGLNDGLIKDLAVTASAPDGVDDIYRMAPKG; encoded by the coding sequence ATGTGCGAAAAGTGTAGTCCGAGCGAGTTGTTGGAACGCAATAAAAGCTGGGCAGCGGCTTATCAGGAAAAAGACCCGACGTTTTTCTCGCGATTGGCGGCGCAGCAAACGCCGAATTATTTATGGATAGGCTGCTCCGACGCGCGTGTGCCTGCTAACGACATTGTCGGTATGGAGCCGGGCGAGTTATTTGTGCATCGCAATATCGCCAATCAAGTTATTCACACGGATTTCAATGGCTTATCCGTGGTGCAATTCGCCTTGGATATTTTGAAGGTAGAAAATATCATTGTTTGCGGTCATTACGGCTGTGGCGGTGTGCGCGCAGCGTTGGCGCACGAAGAATTGGGTATTGTGGATAATTGGCTTAGGCATATTAAAGATATTTACTGCCGTCATAAAATTGAGTTGCAGGCTTTAAGTTCTACCGACGACGAAGTGAATCGCTTGTGCGAACTGAATGTGATGGCGCAGGTGGAAAATCTATCCAAAACGAAGGTGGTACAGCGCGCTTGGCGCAACGGCCGAAAGCTCTCTATTCGCGGTTGGATTTACGGCTTGAATGACGGCCTTATTAAAGACTTAGCCGTGACTGCGAGTGCGCCAGATGGCGTAGACGATATCTACCGTATGGCGCCGAAAGGTTAA